Sequence from the Cololabis saira isolate AMF1-May2022 chromosome 9, fColSai1.1, whole genome shotgun sequence genome:
aatcaaagcaagtgatgggtccaatgttgccccggCAGCGGAGGGAGAAGGACCAGGTAGGGAAAGTGGGAGTCAGGCTATTAATGAGGCTGTTAgacactgatggattaattatgcaagttcatcttaaggtaagatatcaaatcatcctacactcttataaatctgtttaagggaaatatttgacttttttcactctctctctctctttctctcttctgctccctccctctcctttttgcatttggacatgaactgttttaagttaaactgggatgtccatgagatattgttgcactgacatagtgaatgaagtgaacagaatgagttaaattgcgtttgtcagatacgagATACAAGATTTCttctctctaactctgccgcttggtgtccgtggtgcagaaaacggatgcgtattattgcgtaaaggcccattggctgaattaaTCAACACATTAAAGTGTAGTGTTCATAGTTACGTTGAAGTTACgatgtgagtgagactgcaattgaaaaagttcaaatgttcttgaccacacagataatctgcatagcagacttctgtgatttGCTGGGCATGTTGACTGAAactgtagttaagttctgtgactggactcgtaaccttgccataccttagctttgactgaattgatgctaggaatgggcgatattttaccgttcacgatataccgtccaaaaaattccccacggtaagaatttgtcatctcatggtaaaaatgataaaaagaaagaaagaaagaaagaaagaaagaaagaaagaaagaaagaaagaaagaaagaaagaaagaaagaaagaaagaaagaaagaaagaaagaaagaaagaaagaaagaaagaaagaaagaaagaaagaaagaaagaaagaaattagcaagaaagaaagaaagaaagagaagaaagaaatgagcaagaaagaaagaaattagcaagaaattagcaagaaagaaagaaagaaagaaagaaagaaaggagcaagaaatgagcaagaaagaaagaaagaaagaaagaaattagcaagaaatgagcaagaaagaaagaaagaaagaaagaaagaaagaaagaaatgagcaagaaagaaagaaagaaagaaagaaaggagcaagaaatgagcaagaaagaaagaaagaaagaaagaaagaaatgagcaagaaagaaagaaagaaagaaagaaagaaatgagcaagaaagaaagaaagaaagaaagaaagaaattatcaAGAAATtatcaagaaagaaagaaagaaagaaagaaaggagcaagaaatgagcaagaaagaaagaaagaaagaaagaaagaaagaaagaaagaaagaaagaaagaaagaaaggagcaagaaatgagcaagaaagaaagaaagaaagaaagaaagaaaggagaaagaaagaaagaaagaaagaaagaaagaaagaaagaaagaaagaaagaaagaaagaaagaaagaaagaaagaaagaaagaaagaaagaaagaaagaaagaaagaaagaaagaaagaaagaaagaaagaaagaaagaaagaaatgagcaagaaacaaagaaagaaagaaagaaagaaagaaagaaagaaagaaagaaagaaagaaagaaagaaagaaagaaagaaagaaagaaagaaagaaagaaagaaagaaagaaagattcccgttgatgacgtttttgtgtaacaaacatggcggatctgagagcgaggagcttgagTTATTACAGTTtagcagtacaggtgtaactcatttaattggtttttattaattcaatttaattggtgtagtttagtagcatttagtatcttttagatcagtgttttggggcctccaaagactgaatgtggtgatagatttatagttacaaaggtggagttgaattggtattttttttatcgtcatttttatagttatcgggataaatgccagaaattatcgtgatacattttttggtCCATTCCATCCCTAATTGACCCCACTGTCTCAGGTCCAGGCTGCCATCCTCAAGCACGTGACCCTGGCGGTTTTCCTCATCCCTGTGTGCGGCCTGGCCACCTGCATGCCCATGATCGCAGTGTTCCAGCCCGACAACCACACGGACCACCAGGACTGCGGGGTCTTACTGCCCAGCACCAGCTCTGGCCGCATTTACGACGTCATCTACCTGCTCCTCTGCGACGTGCTGCCGGGGCTGATCATGCTGAAGTGctgcatctccatctccatccacCTGGCCGTCCATCTCCGCCACATGAAGGCCAACACCAACGGGGGCCCACCTGCCGAAGCTGGGCTCTCAGCTGAGGGTGATCCAGATGGCCCTTTCTCTGGTCTTAAACTTCATCGTCTTCCTCGTGGTCGACCTGTACGTCAACTACCAGATGGTGGTGAACCACGACAACTCCACGCTGCTCACCTTCTTCGTCACTTCGCTTTTCACCACCGTCACGGCCTTGGTACTCATCTACGGTAAAAAGACTGTTTGGAAAGCTCTGTTGCACGACTTCAACATCTTTCTGGATGAGTATCCGTGTCTGTCCTGCCTGAAGGTGCCTGAACAAAGACAAGACCAAACCCAGCAATCCCACAAAAGTTAAGACCTGAGAGGTTAGACTATTTTGTCCCTGGGCCTGTTTCTGCTGTAATCCGTTGGTTAGTGTCTTCAattatttaacccttgtgctgtcttcgggtcaaggaaggaggaagagaagaaggaaggaaggaaggaaggaaggaaggaaggaaggaaggaaggaaggaaggaaggaaggaaggaaggaaggaaggaagaatgaaaagaaggtaggaagggagaaaaaaaggaaggaaggaaggaaggaaggaaggaaggaaggaaggaaggaaggaagaatgaaaagaaggtaggaagggagaaagaatgaaaaaaaggtaggaagggagaaaaaaaggaaggaaggaaggaaggaaggaaggaaggaaggaaggaaggaaggaaggaaggaaggaaggaaggaaggaaggaaggaaggaaggaaggaaggaaggaagggagaaaagaaggaaagaaggtaggaagggagaaaaaaaaggaaggaaggaaggaaggaaggaaggaaggaaggaaggaaggaaggaaggaaggaaggaaggaaggaaggaaggaaggaaggaaggaaggaaggaaggaaggaaggaaggaaggaaggaaggaagaatgaaaagaaggtaggaagggagaaagaatgaaaaaaggtaggaagggagaaaaaaaggaaggaaggaaggaaggaaggaaggaaggaaggaaggaaggaaggaaggaaggaaggaaggaaggaaggaaggaaggaaggaaggaagaatgaaaagaaggaaagaaggtaggaaggaaggaaggaaggaaggaaggaaggaaggaaggaaggaaggaaggaaggaagaatgaaaagaaggtaggaagggagaaaaaaaggaaggaaggaaggaaggaaggaaggaaggaagaatgaaaagaaggtaggaagggagaaagaatgaaaaaaaggtaggaagggagaaaaaaaggaaggaaggaaggaaggaaggaaggaaggaaggaaggaaggaaggaaggaaggaaggaaggaaggaaggaaggaaggaaggaaggaaggaagggagaaaagaaggaaagaaggtaggaagggagaaaaaaaggaaaggaaggaaggaaggaaggaaggaaggaaggaaggaaggaaggaaggaaggaaggaaggaaggaaggaaggaaggaagaatgaaaagaaggtaggaagggagaaagaatgaaaaaaggtaggaagggagaaaaaaaggaaggaaggaaggaaggaaggaaggaaggaaggaaggaaggaaggaaggaaggaaggaaggaaggaaggaaggaaggaaggaaggaaggaaggagagagcaggaggaaagaaggacaggagaatctCCATCCACCTGGCCGTCCATCTCCGCCACATGAAGGCCAACACCAACGGGGCCCACGTGCCGAAGCTGGGCTCTCAGCTGAGGGTGATCCAGATGGCCCTTTCTCTGGTCTTAAACTTCATCGTCTTCCTCGTGGTCGACCTGTACGTCAACTACCAGATGGTGGTGAACCACGACAACTCCACGCTGCTCACCTTCTTCGTCACTTCGCTTTTCACCACCGTCACGGCCTTGGTACTCATCTACGGTAAAAAGACTGTTTGGAAAGCCCTGTTGCACGACTTCAACATCTTTCTGGATGAGTATCCGTGTCTGTCCTGCCTGAAGGTGCCTGAACAAAGACAAGACCAAACCCAGCAATCCCACAAAAGTTAAGACCTGAGAGGTTAGACTATTTTGTCCCTGGGCCTGTTTTTGCTGTAATCCGTTGGTTAGTGTCTTCAattatttaacccttgtgctgtcttcgggtcaaggaaggaggaagagaagaaggaaggaaggaaggaaggaaggaaggaaggaaggaaggaaggaaggaaggaaggaaggaaggaaggaaggaaggaaggaaggaaggaaggaaggaaggaagaaaggaagaatgaaaagaaggaaggaaggaaggaaggaaggaaggaaggaaggaaggaaggaaggaaggaaggaaggaaggaaggaaggaaggaagaatgaaaagaaggaaggaaggaaggaaggaaggaaggaaggaaggaaggaaggaaggaaggaaggaaggaaggaaggaagaaaggaagaatgaaaagaaggaaggaaggaaggaaggaaggaaggaaggaaggaaggaaggaaggaaggaaggaaggaaggaaggaaggaaggaaggaaggaaggaaggaaggaaggaaggaaggaaggaaggaaggaagaatgaaaagaaggaaggaaggaaggaaggaaggaaggaagaatgaaaagaaggaaggaaggaaggaaggaaggaaggaaggaaggaaggaaggaaggaagaatgaaaagaaggaaggaaggaaggaaggaaggaagaaaggaagaatgaaaagaaggaaggaagaatgaaaagaaggaaggaaggaaggaaggaaggaaggaaggaaggaagaatgaaaagaaggaaggaaggaaggaaggaaggaaggaaggaaggaaggaaggaaggaaggaaggaaggaaggaaggaaggaaggaaggaaggagagagcagaaggaagggagaaaggaaggaaggaaggaagaatgaaaggaaggaaggaaggaaggaaggaaggaaggaaggaaggaaggaaggaaggaaggaaggaaggaaggaaggaaggaaggaaggaaggaaggaaggaaggaaggaaggaaggaaggaaggaaggaaggaaagaaggtaggaaggtaggaaggaagggagaaaaaaaggaaggaaggaaggaaggaaggaaggaaggaaggaaggaaggaaggaaggaaggaaggaaggaaggaaggaaggaaggaaggaaggaaggaaggaaggaaggaaggaaggaaggaaggaaggaggaaagaaggacaggagaattaggtcattttgacccgaagacagtacaagggctAAAACTAACAGTAACGACTAATGTCCTGCTGCATTACTAGTAGAGCAAAAAGCCAGGTAACCAGCATACCATGAGAGCCACGACCTCTTGTGACTGCACCTGATAAATATcaatatttcatatttcatatttcatatttcatatcTTAAACTTCATCGTCTTCCTCGTGGTCGACCTGTACGTCAACTACCAGATGGTGGTGAACCACGACAACTCCACGCTGCTCACCTTCTTCGTCACTTCGCTTTTCACCACCGTCACGGCCTTGGTACTCATCTACGGTAAAAAGACTGTTTGGAAAGCCCTGTTGCACGACTTCAACATCTTTCTGGATGAGTATCCGTGTCTGTCCTGCCTGAAGGTTCCTGAACAAAGACAAGACCAAACCCAGCAATCCCACAAAGGTTAAGACCTGAGAGGTTAgaccaggggtattcaactagattaggcagggggccacatctgccaaaggactgtatggagagggccacaCTGCAtggaaaatttgggggttttcaaattgtattttgcactcagatttatgtatatataatacatttgtgaacaggaatgagcaggagaatctgtttagtttacatatgaattatgtattaattgtctccagatttagtcattgtgaatgttaaatataatattcagataaagaaatattattttaaatgcaagttcattttgaaaccatgcattgtgcaaacttaataaAGTTGATATtaacctacttttaataaaacacgccataatgacaaagcaccactttccaccaagatttccttatttgaatattatattaagcattgagcacaagcatttcagtccatagtagccagtttgatgttataaataagtaaccaaaatattaaccataagctcctttatttatgacacatctgtgcattatatcagcaaaataaaacaatcgcATGAAAGTCCTCttttagagattcaaatgaaaaacatttcaggccaatcctagaagcctaatgatgtaaacaagtcctctataaatggaggttaataacaaataatgtgacaaacattatcactgtgcaacactggcaaaaaatccaaagtagtaaaaaacatctctagcagagattaacatgtacaaacactgtccaatgaatcattaaccaactgaaaaggctaccaagcatcttaaacttttattaattaacaaaatgcgatatgtaaaccatgttagtttcgctaaCTTCGTCAATGACGCCGGCcgccggccggaagtgacgttaaatgcgacgatatataaaacgatttcatatatattaaaaacattattaactaggtatgtcccgatacttttttggccgataccgatgttttgaaaatgccgtgatcgggaggccgatcgatcgggacaacactactttcccctccttttttgaaatatgaccaggggccacataaaagctcctggggcctcatgtacaaagggtgcgtacgcacaaaaacaTGGCGTACGCCCTTTTCCACGCAAATGTTCAGATGTATTAAGAGTGAAATGAACGTGGAAATGTGCGGTGCCCGACGCCAACTtcatggctggcgtacgcacgtttccacagctattggtccgttggcgacacttagAGGCGATGCtgggaaactgttaataatgtgaaaacaataagccctcagagtgatgtgcacatcagagacacactgatgaacaattaacacattcacctgtctgcaattacacgagtggatataaaagcaaagtggtgcagaaataccggtaacaacaatggcagctttggcaATGTTAGAAGATATCACAAATGCTGcagtaagaagagaaagaatatttagccggttttcctaatgtaatcggagctatcgactgcaaacacattgctataaaagcaccatcactggatgaatatgtgtacgttaacaggaagcattttcattccattaatgtacagattatatgattaatttatgttatttgtgaagttatttcttggaaaaaggggcagatcagataagattcttcttctttctgcttgcttttcattcacgagttaagaacatttgtatttgtattaaattattttatttttttgaatgaaataaagaacattaaaaaaaaataaaaaaatatgtcacaggtgtcaaactgaatcccagaaggaccggtgtcctgcatgttttaatgtttcactgctttaacacacctgattctaattaatgatcgtcaccagcttgtcatcaaagtctggatatttctgttgatgacacagctccttgtatcatggtgcaattaaacagggaaaccggccctcgagggcctatttaaatacatttgcatatttaaatgggGGCGTGGACAGGGAGGAGTCTGGTAATCCTACACgtgcgctcaattccacgttgattgggatgtacaaaggaaatgtgcttggattcatgcctacgcacagtttcatacatctggatttatttgtgcgtaggacgttttctggatttaagcgTACGTCATGTTTCAGTAGGAAATCCACGCAAGTCTTGCATGAGTCAAGTCTtgacatgaggcccctggcgtGCTGcaagtggcccgcgggccgccagttgaaaATCCCTGGGTTAGACTATTTTGTCCCTGGGCCTGTTTCTGCTGTAATCCGTTGGTCAGTGTCTTCAATTATTTAAAACTAACAGTAACGACTACTGTCCTGCTGCATTACTAGTGTAGCAAAAAGCCAGGTAACCAGTATACCATGAAAGCCACGACCTCTTGTGTGACTGCACCTGATAAATATCAATATTTCATTCAAGCAAATACCAGACAGGCCAGTAAAACCGTGCTGTGAGCATGGTTGCCTGGACATGCTGCAGGTCGGTGCCCatctaaaatgttaaaaaatgcatGTGTCTGCGGCGAGAGTACAGGGCATATTAATAAAACAAgacgagacgcacattttcaactttttgtgttgttttttggggtttttatgATGGCGATTACAAGAATGTTTTTGTCAGGCAGGTTTTAGAGACTGGAGGCTGCAAACCCCGTGGTCTGCTTGTAGCTTAGAGGACGCCAGACCAAACACTCACACCTTCTGTGGGATGACACATGAAGAGATGCTTCTCTTCATCCATTCCTCCATTCATCTCTCTGGTTGTCAGTTTCAatggcagtgtgtgtgtgtgtgtgtgtgtgtgtctgagctTGACAGCTGGCAGGTGTCACTGCATCTGTGCATGCGGTCATGACGCTGGGCGTTGCTTGGCAGTGCACTCGTGCTCACTGAACCTACTCTGAGGGAACATTGGTttaagaagcaaaaaaaaaaaaaaaagaaaaatgctgcaGACTTCTTTGGGACGCTACATTAGTTCGCACCCTCTGGCACCACCTAGTGAGGTTCAAAGCAGACATACAATAATGCAGCTAATCCCACTACACGCGCGGCTTGGGATCCCTCCAGCAGATAAGTGGACAAAGTAAGAAAGGGCAAAATTTTCCTTTGATGCAGGGAAATTAAGTCGTGCCAAAGCCTCGGCTTCAATCTGTCTTCCTCTAACTGCTGGAGGGGGTTCAACATGACCCGGACAAGAGCGGCGCCAAATGAAAAACTACTGGAATATGTGGCAGCAGCCGCACAAAGCAACATTATTCTCTGTTTACACTCGCCTCTTCACAAACACGACGTACAGTAGAAATGTGGAATAAGAACACAAAACTCTTACATTTTTGAGTACCAGATATTAAGAATGAAACATTCCTCCCCAATTCTTTGTTCAACTAAAATTAAACTCAAACTGAAAACCATTCTGTTAAAAACTAAGTAGATTATTATTACTTCCTTAGTAATTAAGGGGTTAAGTAGCAGCTAGACGCTGTTAATCAAATGGACTTTATTAAATGATCACTGGCAAGAGCAGacgtgggtagagtagccaaaaataagtaaaagtactgttatttcggaataatatgactcaagtagaagtaaaaagtagtcatcaaataattacttgagtaaaagtaaaaaggtacttggtgaaaaaactactcaagtactgagtaactgttgagtaacgtctgatttatttttttaacacaaccattcagacaaaagtacaaaataatcatcttcaggcaaattaaatcaataaaattaatgaaaattaattaaaaatagcttaaattaaaataatcttaaagtaaattcaagtacttaaataaataataaaataaatacaataataacagaataaaaaaataaattaagcgcaagtagcacaaaatttcaagcctttgtacttttcttttttaaccaggcagaactagaacaaacatgaactcatagaaaactctgtgtgtgtttgagtctgtgtaaatgtgacaaaacatgcaaaaattaacatttttcccaaagaatcactcagtgatgtcatgagattgacgcgtacgcggataaaagggataaaagaaaagtaacagctcaacgtagcctaatgtagtggagtaagagtaacagtttcttcttcacaaatctactcaagtaaaagtaaaaagtatagtgattcaaaactactcctaaaagtacaacatttcccaaaacttactcaagtaaatgtaacggagtaaatgtaactcgttactacccacctctgggcaAGAGTGAgactgcagctgatccagaacctgccgccagagtccttacaaacaccaggaaactggaccacattacaccggtcatgaaatcactacactggcttccagtgagtcaaaggatagagtttaaaatcttactgctggtctacaaagacctgaatggtcttggactcAAATACATgattgatctgttagttcctatgaagctcccagacccctgaggttcatctggatctggtttgttgtggttccagaaccagaaccaagcaaggtgaggcagcgttcagttattctgctcctcaccggtggaacaaacttcctgtagacctgaggtctgctccaactgtagatcctttaaatcaggcctaaaaacattactgtttactccgcgtactcttaaatacttacctgctgtactttactgcccttacttttaacaacttgtgctttttatcatttaatttaatttattttttatttaagcatactcttaaatgaGTTTCTTTCAGACCAAATtttaagaaatataagaaaaacaCATTAGCTGAAAAGTAATGGTTTCAGAAAACTAATGATctccaaaaaaatgtgttgatgtGAGAATATTCTAGACTTTTATTAGGATCTGCATGAGAATCTTGGGATGTTTAGGTGAatcttaagttttaatattttaattaatttagaaaaataagCAAAATAACATTTCAAGATGTATTATCCTTCCCCAATAATATCCAGAATTAAGTTTTCTAAACAAATATAGCCAGTAGACCCGTGCCCTGATCAGGTTTTTAGTGCAATGCACGTGATAAATATAATGAATACTCAAATGAGGGCTGAGGCAGTGACTGCGGCAGCGCAAAACCGCAAATtagatgtgtacctgcggtactctactgcccttagttttcagcaacttgtgctttttattattttaccttcttttctcataattttatttcattttatttgttatttactgtctaattgtgtcttgtcgcttttaatgttgatataaagcactttgaatcaccttgtgttgaattgtgctacataaataaacttgccttggcaCCTATAAAAACAGAGGTTTAGGCAGTTTACTGGTACTGAGTATTAAGATGTGtcttaacacaatgccaatAAGGAAAGACATCAGTAAAGATTGCAGTGAAGACATTGTGGCTGCTCATCCATCTGGGAAGAACTATAAGGTTTATTTCCAAGCAACTCGGAGTTCATCGCTCTACAGTGAGGAAGATTAATCACAGGTGGGAAGCATTCAAGATGGTTTCCAATCTTCACAGGAGTGTGAACTGTTCCACGCTCAGAGTAATTTACAGACTACCAGAGCTACGTCTCCATCTCAGAGGCTCAATGCCTCAGTCTCAGTTAGCATGTCAAAAGTCATGTTCATTACAGTGTAATTAGGAAAAGACAGCACATGTTTGGTGTGTTTGAAAGAGTTGCCCTGAGAAAGGATCTTCATCCATCAACTCCTCATACCAGCTGTCAGACACAATGGTGGGGAGGTGAACGTTTAAGGCTTGTTTTACAGGGCCTGGGCACAGTCAGAGTCGTTCATGAACTCCTCTGTGCACCGGAGTATTCTCCAGGAAAATGCAAGGCCATCtgtctggaaggaaggaaggaaggaaggaaggaaggaaggaaggaaggaaggaaggaaggaaggaaggaaggaaggaaggaaggaaggaaggaaggaaggaaggaaggaaggaaggaaggaaggaaggaaggaaggaaggaaggaaggatgaaaagaaggaaagaatgaatgaatgaatgaattaatgaatgaatgaatgaatgaatgagagagcagaaggaaggaaggaaggaaggaaggaaggaaaggagaaaagaaggaaggaaggaaggaaggaaggaaggaaaggagaaaagaaggaaggaaaggagaaaagaaggaaggaaggaaggaaggaaggaaggaaggaaggaaggagagagcagaaggaaggaaggaaggaaggagagagcagaaggaaggaaggaaggaaggaaggaaggaaggaaggaaggagagagcagaaggaaggaaggaaggaaggaaggaaggaagaaaagaaggaaagaaggtaggaagggagaaaagaaggaaggaaggaaggaaggaaggaaggaagaaaagaaggaaggaagggagaaaagaaggaaggaaggaaggaaggaaggaaggaaggaaggaagg
This genomic interval carries:
- the LOC133450924 gene encoding uncharacterized protein LOC133450924, coding for MLAATKLALWALTGFVAITTVFFNVYIFLMSLWSKMEKKQRSPSEIIIMALAVANVTHQLVCYLWMTMDEIDTKCRIAHTFYTVLLLLIFSFKFTIIWDTSFLTFYYSTKLVSTPNRCYSQVQAAILKHVTLAVFLIPVCGLATCMPMIAVFQPDNHTDHQDCGVLLPSTSSGRIYDVIYLLLCDVLPGLIMLKCCISISIHLAVHLRHMKANTNGAHVPKLGSQLRVIQMALSLVLNFIVFLVVDLYVNYQMVVNHDNSTLLTFFVTSLFTTVTALVLIYGKKTVWKALLHDFNIFLDEYPCLSCLKVPEQRQDQTQQSHKS